The following are encoded in a window of Stieleria sp. JC731 genomic DNA:
- a CDS encoding lysophospholipid acyltransferase family protein — MVKSFALTASNFASYLLVRLFVAVVQVMPLDMGDSMCRGLAWLGARVFRIRHRATKENLSKVFPDASAEQLRELELAMWHSLMLMICEIAWAGRRLHLTNWKQYVRFRNQEGILRNCLSHRPVVMVSGHFGNFEIGGYTAGLMGCEATTIARRLDNPFLHHWVERFRSAKGQRLLDKDGCAQEVDQHLADGGMLAILADQHAGPKGCWEKFLGVHASCHKALPLFSLGSGAPMIAGATRRLNHKPMQFESACIGVADPANDPEGHCQSVQTLTRWYNHQLAKSVGEAVEQYWWLHRRWRQPPPRIAKRLAKTQPAKAA, encoded by the coding sequence ATGGTTAAGTCTTTTGCCCTTACCGCATCGAATTTCGCCTCTTACTTGTTGGTGCGATTATTTGTTGCCGTCGTTCAAGTGATGCCGTTGGACATGGGGGATTCCATGTGCCGAGGGCTTGCCTGGCTGGGCGCCAGGGTTTTTCGAATTCGCCATCGCGCGACGAAAGAGAATCTTTCCAAAGTGTTTCCCGATGCGTCGGCCGAACAGCTTCGTGAACTAGAACTCGCGATGTGGCATTCGCTGATGTTGATGATTTGTGAGATCGCTTGGGCGGGACGTCGACTGCACCTGACCAATTGGAAGCAGTACGTTCGGTTTCGCAATCAGGAGGGGATCCTGCGCAATTGCCTTTCGCACCGACCCGTGGTGATGGTGTCGGGGCATTTTGGCAACTTCGAAATCGGTGGTTACACCGCCGGCTTGATGGGCTGTGAAGCGACAACAATTGCAAGGCGATTGGACAACCCGTTCTTGCATCATTGGGTCGAACGTTTTCGCAGTGCGAAAGGCCAGCGATTGCTTGACAAAGATGGCTGTGCCCAGGAAGTCGATCAGCACTTGGCCGACGGAGGGATGTTGGCAATCTTGGCCGATCAGCATGCGGGCCCGAAAGGCTGTTGGGAAAAGTTCCTGGGGGTTCACGCGTCCTGCCACAAGGCATTGCCCTTGTTTTCACTCGGAAGCGGCGCGCCGATGATTGCCGGTGCGACTCGTCGACTGAACCATAAACCGATGCAGTTCGAGTCAGCTTGTATTGGCGTGGCTGACCCCGCGAATGATCCCGAAGGCCACTGTCAGTCAGTGCAGACTTTGACGCGGTGGTACAATCACCAACTCGCCAAAAGTGTCGGTGAAGCGGTCGAGCAGTACTGGTGGCTGCACCGCCGCTGGCGGCAGCCGCCTCCAAGGATTGCGAAGCGGCTTGCGAAAACCCAACCTGCAAAAGCAGCCTAG
- a CDS encoding acyl-CoA thioesterase, which produces MNSSPPAHPYFDLHHRVNDDEIDAQQHVHNLRYLQWSLWAAGKHTEAIGWDAKHALNQGVGWVVREHSIQYRVAAVAGDEVVIRTWVSDLQRFASRRKYIIFRPSDRAVLAKIETRWVFVDLTRHKVMSIPQEARESLTVLDAAPALPWEHASDI; this is translated from the coding sequence GTGAATTCATCACCCCCAGCTCATCCGTATTTCGATCTTCACCACCGCGTGAACGACGATGAAATTGACGCCCAACAACACGTCCACAACCTGCGTTACCTGCAGTGGTCACTTTGGGCCGCAGGAAAACACACCGAAGCGATCGGGTGGGATGCCAAGCATGCACTGAACCAGGGCGTCGGCTGGGTTGTGCGTGAACACTCGATTCAATATCGCGTCGCTGCCGTCGCAGGCGACGAAGTTGTGATTCGCACCTGGGTGTCCGACCTGCAGCGATTCGCATCGCGACGCAAGTACATCATCTTTCGCCCATCCGATCGTGCAGTGCTCGCAAAGATTGAAACCCGTTGGGTGTTCGTCGACTTGACGCGGCACAAAGTGATGTCGATCCCGCAAGAGGCGCGTGAATCGCTGACGGTGCTGGACGCAGCCCCCGCGTTACCGTGGGAACATGCGTCTGACATTTAA
- a CDS encoding DUF1559 domain-containing protein: protein MSRRNRAGFTLVELLVVIAIIGILVGLLLPAVQAAREAARRMSCSNNFRQIGLAVQNYHTTFKHLPTQGTGTGLDPISGSPPMIWHYSDRTNQKSLSFLVPLLPFIEQQGLWDQISAPLDVDGDGNIDYPPMGPKPQSGVYLYTPWVTEIPMLRCPSDPGRGLPALARTNYAACLGDTSIGATLGLTSETAGDYADPLPATEAIVDRYLRGMFVPRKKMDMNDVKDGLSNTICCGEIMTDRGVYDIRTRAAFDVTAIDGYDVKLSSGGGTMACRTNANLIDPEKPTFWVKTIFPAHNVRNTDGSPYPAGIESGTRRGFNWASYSAIYTGVTTNRPPNTELCISDWTESGPGNWSISSLHNGGAHILMGDGAVVFITDSIDAGNQSAGQQDMVTKGEKSPFGLIGSLGTRNSREVIDESF from the coding sequence ATGTCTAGACGAAACCGCGCCGGCTTTACCCTGGTTGAACTGTTGGTCGTGATCGCGATCATCGGCATTCTTGTTGGGCTGTTGCTTCCCGCCGTTCAAGCGGCACGTGAAGCGGCTCGCCGAATGAGCTGCAGCAACAACTTTCGCCAAATCGGTTTGGCGGTGCAAAACTACCACACGACTTTCAAGCACCTGCCGACCCAAGGGACCGGAACAGGACTGGACCCGATCTCGGGCAGTCCTCCGATGATCTGGCACTACTCCGATCGAACGAATCAAAAGAGTCTTAGTTTCCTGGTCCCGCTGTTGCCGTTTATCGAGCAGCAAGGTTTATGGGATCAAATCTCCGCGCCGTTGGATGTCGACGGTGATGGGAATATTGACTACCCACCGATGGGACCGAAGCCACAGTCGGGCGTCTATCTCTACACACCCTGGGTTACCGAAATTCCAATGTTGCGCTGCCCCAGCGACCCAGGTCGTGGTTTGCCAGCGCTCGCGCGAACGAACTACGCCGCATGTCTAGGTGACACTTCGATCGGAGCTACCTTGGGTCTGACCAGCGAAACTGCTGGTGATTATGCCGATCCGCTTCCCGCCACCGAAGCGATTGTCGATCGTTACCTGCGAGGCATGTTTGTGCCTCGTAAAAAGATGGACATGAATGACGTCAAAGACGGACTGTCCAATACGATTTGCTGCGGCGAAATCATGACTGACCGTGGTGTCTATGACATTCGGACCCGGGCCGCATTCGACGTGACCGCGATCGATGGTTATGACGTCAAGCTTTCTTCCGGCGGCGGAACCATGGCCTGTCGAACGAACGCGAATCTGATCGATCCCGAGAAGCCAACCTTCTGGGTGAAGACAATCTTCCCTGCTCACAATGTTCGAAACACCGACGGCTCGCCTTATCCTGCTGGTATCGAGTCTGGTACTCGGCGCGGATTCAACTGGGCTAGCTATTCGGCGATCTACACCGGAGTCACCACCAATCGTCCACCAAACACCGAGCTGTGTATCAGCGACTGGACTGAGTCGGGGCCAGGTAACTGGTCCATCAGCAGTTTGCACAACGGTGGTGCACACATCTTGATGGGTGACGGTGCGGTCGTCTTTATCACCGATTCGATCGATGCCGGGAATCAGTCCGCAGGTCAGCAAGACATGGTGACCAAAGGGGAGAAAAGCCCCTTCGGTTTGATCGGCTCGTTGGGAACACGCAACAGCCGCGAAGTGATCGACGAGTCTTTCTAG
- the uvrA gene encoding excinuclease ABC subunit UvrA, with protein MPKSNSASSAANSIRIRGARVHNLKSVDVDIPRDAITVITGVSGSGKSSLAFDTLFAEGQRQYIDSLSAYARQFLDSLPRPDVDWIDGLAPTMAIDQKGGSTSARSTVATVTEIYDYLRLLFARVGTPHCANCGASVDRQSPDAIRDALLNYPDGTKMMLLSPMVRGRKGAHRDVLEKIQVAGLVRARVDGDVYLLEDVPELAVRKNHTIEAIVDRLVIREGVESRLADSLSLALRLGEGLVSTSVQADNGQWEDQIHSTAMACIECGASIEEIEPRSFSFNSPYGACPTCDGLGIIDAKSSPRVCPDCDGARLKPQSLGVTIEGRSIAELAAMNADESIVWLQSIGSGFSALHKAVAHPIVEEVCKRLTFLQRVGAAYLTLDRAADTLSGGELQRVRLATSIGSGLVGVCYVLDEPSIGLHPADHDRLIGCLRELQQQGNTIVVVEHDEATMRAADQLIDVGPGAGAGGGTIVAQGTPKQIQSKRKSLTGRYLSGVDHVPIPGTRRTSEQSIVLTGVTTHNLKEVDVHFPIGCLIGVSGVSGSGKSSLVRDTLLPAVKHHLETGKKLPVRKDSLTQFKSIQGADFVDKLIPIDQAPIGRGPRSCPATYSGVMDEIRKVYASTREAKTRGFTASRFSFNSAAGRCELCKGHGVERIEMNFLSDLFVTCPRCNGKRFNRQTLQVRFKGATVADVLAMTVDEACEFFANVPSLLRLLSSLQQVGLGYMHLGQSSTTLSGGESQRIKLGTELARVSTGKTLYILDEPTTGLHFVDVKRLILVLQQLVESGNTVVVIEHDFDLLACCDWMIDLGPEGGRGGGQLIGEGTPEQIATEDAGPSARFLRQKLELHSV; from the coding sequence GTGCCCAAGTCAAACTCCGCGTCGTCCGCCGCTAACAGTATTCGCATTCGCGGTGCTCGTGTTCACAATTTGAAGTCTGTCGACGTCGATATTCCGCGTGATGCGATCACCGTCATCACGGGGGTTTCCGGGAGTGGTAAAAGTTCGCTCGCATTCGACACTTTATTCGCCGAAGGCCAGCGGCAGTACATCGACAGTTTGTCAGCCTATGCGCGTCAGTTTCTCGATTCGTTGCCACGGCCGGATGTCGACTGGATTGACGGACTTGCTCCGACGATGGCGATCGATCAGAAAGGTGGATCGACGAGCGCACGAAGTACCGTGGCGACGGTCACGGAAATCTATGACTACCTGCGATTGCTATTTGCACGGGTGGGGACGCCGCATTGTGCCAATTGCGGTGCGAGCGTCGATCGTCAATCACCGGATGCGATCCGGGATGCGTTGCTAAACTATCCAGATGGGACCAAGATGATGTTGTTGTCCCCGATGGTTCGCGGACGAAAGGGGGCACACCGCGATGTCTTGGAAAAGATCCAGGTCGCTGGGCTCGTTCGCGCTCGTGTCGACGGGGACGTTTATCTATTGGAAGATGTTCCCGAGCTTGCCGTTCGAAAGAATCACACGATCGAAGCGATTGTGGATCGGTTGGTGATTCGTGAAGGTGTCGAATCGCGGTTGGCCGATTCGCTGTCACTGGCTCTCCGATTGGGCGAAGGTTTGGTGTCAACATCCGTACAAGCGGATAATGGTCAGTGGGAAGATCAGATCCACAGCACCGCGATGGCATGTATCGAATGTGGTGCGAGTATCGAAGAGATCGAGCCACGTTCGTTTTCGTTCAACAGCCCCTATGGTGCTTGTCCAACCTGTGACGGTTTGGGCATTATCGACGCAAAGTCATCGCCCCGTGTTTGCCCCGATTGCGATGGGGCCAGATTGAAGCCGCAGTCGCTTGGCGTGACCATTGAAGGACGTTCGATTGCAGAGCTTGCGGCAATGAACGCAGACGAATCGATTGTCTGGTTGCAATCGATCGGCAGCGGTTTTTCAGCATTGCACAAGGCCGTTGCCCATCCGATCGTCGAAGAGGTCTGCAAGCGGTTGACATTTTTGCAGCGCGTCGGTGCTGCTTACCTGACGCTTGATCGTGCTGCCGATACGTTGTCGGGCGGTGAATTGCAGCGGGTGCGTTTAGCAACCAGCATCGGTAGCGGATTGGTTGGCGTTTGCTATGTCTTGGATGAACCTTCGATCGGTTTGCACCCCGCCGATCATGATCGCTTGATCGGCTGTTTGCGTGAACTACAGCAACAGGGCAATACGATCGTCGTCGTCGAGCATGACGAAGCGACGATGCGGGCGGCGGACCAATTGATCGACGTTGGGCCTGGTGCAGGCGCCGGTGGAGGCACCATCGTTGCGCAAGGCACGCCGAAACAGATTCAGTCCAAACGTAAGAGCCTAACGGGACGCTATCTGTCAGGTGTCGATCATGTGCCGATTCCCGGGACGCGCCGCACGAGCGAACAATCTATCGTGCTAACTGGTGTGACAACACACAACCTAAAAGAAGTCGATGTTCATTTCCCGATCGGTTGTTTGATCGGCGTCAGTGGCGTTTCCGGCAGTGGGAAAAGCTCGCTTGTGAGAGATACCTTGTTGCCGGCGGTAAAGCATCATTTGGAAACGGGAAAGAAGCTTCCCGTCCGAAAGGATTCGCTCACGCAGTTCAAGTCCATTCAAGGCGCTGACTTTGTTGACAAGTTGATTCCGATTGACCAAGCACCGATCGGGCGGGGCCCTCGGTCTTGTCCCGCGACCTACAGCGGAGTCATGGATGAGATCCGAAAAGTGTACGCATCGACGCGTGAAGCAAAAACGCGTGGCTTTACCGCAAGCCGCTTTAGCTTTAATTCAGCAGCGGGGCGGTGTGAGCTTTGTAAAGGTCATGGCGTCGAACGGATCGAAATGAACTTTTTGAGTGACCTGTTTGTCACCTGCCCGCGATGCAACGGAAAGCGATTCAATCGTCAAACGTTGCAAGTTCGTTTTAAGGGGGCGACCGTTGCTGACGTCTTGGCCATGACGGTGGATGAAGCGTGTGAGTTCTTTGCAAACGTGCCCAGTTTGCTGCGGCTGCTTTCTTCGCTTCAGCAAGTCGGGTTGGGGTACATGCACCTGGGGCAAAGCAGCACGACGTTAAGTGGCGGCGAATCGCAGCGGATCAAACTCGGGACCGAGTTGGCCCGAGTCTCGACAGGCAAAACGCTTTACATCTTGGACGAACCGACCACGGGTTTGCATTTCGTGGATGTGAAGCGGCTGATCTTGGTGTTGCAACAGTTGGTAGAAAGCGGAAATACGGTTGTTGTCATCGAGCATGACTTTGACCTGTTGGCCTGCTGTGACTGGATGATCGATTTGGGGCCCGAAGGCGGTCGCGGCGGAGGGCAGTTGATCGGTGAAGGCACGCCAGAGCAGATCGCTACTGAAGACGCCGGTCCAAGTGCGAGGTTTCTGCGGCAGAAGCTAGAGCTTCATTCCGTATGA
- a CDS encoding sugar phosphate isomerase/epimerase family protein → MTNRRQFLLTTAASAGALCCDSILHRPLAAAQQSSGELPVRFALNTSTISGQKLPIEEQVRVAAEAGYGGIEPWIRDIQSFVSNGGKLSDLRKQIEDSGLFVASAIGFANWISDDDSTRHKGLETAKHDMELVSGLGGKLIAAPPIGAHGRNDQSPPLPVIAERYRAICELGQQMGVAPQLELWGFSPTLSKLGELAYVATEAAHPMACVLPDFYHIYKGGSDFTGLSMIEASMMHCFHINDYPASPERGEIADKHRVFPGDGICPLPEIIGNLIDHGFKGTFSLELFNQEYWNRDALEVAKEGLQKSRAVVAQAIA, encoded by the coding sequence ATGACCAACCGCCGCCAATTTCTGCTGACGACCGCCGCAAGTGCCGGTGCCTTGTGTTGTGACTCGATACTTCACCGTCCCCTCGCAGCAGCTCAACAATCCAGTGGCGAATTGCCGGTCCGGTTTGCGCTAAACACCAGCACCATCAGCGGACAGAAGCTTCCGATTGAGGAACAGGTGCGAGTGGCCGCGGAAGCAGGCTATGGCGGAATTGAGCCTTGGATTCGCGACATTCAGAGCTTCGTCAGTAACGGCGGCAAGCTAAGCGATCTACGCAAACAGATTGAAGACTCGGGATTGTTTGTTGCCAGTGCGATCGGGTTTGCCAACTGGATCTCGGACGATGATTCGACACGCCACAAAGGTTTGGAAACGGCCAAGCATGACATGGAACTTGTCTCGGGCTTGGGTGGCAAATTGATCGCGGCACCACCGATCGGTGCACACGGTCGCAACGATCAGTCGCCACCGCTACCGGTTATCGCCGAACGCTATCGTGCGATTTGTGAATTGGGTCAGCAGATGGGCGTTGCGCCACAGTTGGAACTTTGGGGATTTTCTCCGACGCTTAGCAAGCTTGGCGAACTCGCTTACGTGGCGACCGAAGCGGCTCATCCGATGGCCTGTGTGTTGCCAGACTTTTATCACATCTACAAAGGCGGCAGCGACTTTACAGGCTTGTCGATGATCGAAGCATCGATGATGCACTGCTTCCATATCAACGACTACCCGGCGAGTCCCGAACGGGGCGAAATCGCGGATAAGCATCGGGTGTTCCCGGGGGATGGCATTTGCCCACTACCCGAAATCATTGGCAATCTGATCGATCACGGTTTCAAAGGAACGTTTTCGCTTGAACTATTCAATCAAGAATATTGGAACCGCGATGCGTTAGAAGTGGCTAAAGAAGGATTGCAAAAGTCGCGTGCTGTGGTCGCTCAAGCGATCGCCTAG
- the msrA gene encoding peptide-methionine (S)-S-oxide reductase MsrA, with protein sequence MKPVAKAVAILPTERYLEMWVLFVLLAVGAFTGCKLSAEPPATGATTLTSEEAKPAAEKELVATFAGGCFWCTEAVFERMEGVGDVISGYIGGSVPNPTYEQVCSKTTGHAEAIEIRYDPSKVTYEELLEVFFKTHDPTTLNQQGADKGPQYRSSVFYHDEEQRKEAEAYIKKLDKSGEYDREIVTLLEKATTFYPAEDYHQDFFRKNPNYGYCQAVVVNKVRKFNRNFGDKIKEDLK encoded by the coding sequence ATGAAGCCTGTCGCCAAAGCCGTTGCGATTCTGCCCACGGAACGCTACCTGGAAATGTGGGTTTTATTCGTCTTGCTAGCAGTCGGTGCCTTTACCGGATGCAAACTATCGGCCGAACCGCCAGCCACCGGAGCTACAACGTTGACATCAGAAGAAGCCAAGCCCGCCGCAGAAAAAGAGCTGGTAGCCACATTTGCCGGTGGATGTTTCTGGTGTACCGAAGCGGTCTTCGAGCGAATGGAAGGCGTTGGCGATGTCATCAGTGGCTATATAGGTGGCTCTGTACCTAACCCCACCTACGAACAAGTTTGCTCGAAGACGACCGGGCACGCCGAAGCGATCGAGATTCGATATGACCCGTCGAAGGTGACCTACGAAGAATTGCTGGAAGTGTTTTTCAAAACACACGATCCAACGACGCTGAATCAACAGGGCGCCGACAAAGGTCCACAGTACCGCAGCAGTGTGTTCTATCACGATGAAGAGCAACGCAAGGAAGCCGAGGCTTACATCAAGAAGCTAGACAAGTCTGGCGAATACGACCGAGAAATCGTGACCTTGCTTGAAAAAGCGACTACGTTCTATCCGGCTGAAGATTACCACCAGGATTTCTTCCGAAAGAACCCTAACTACGGTTATTGCCAAGCAGTTGTGGTCAACAAAGTTCGCAAGTTCAATCGCAACTTCGGCGACAAGATCAAAGAAGACTTGAAGTAG
- a CDS encoding phytoene desaturase family protein encodes MARDFLKGVQDEYDVVVIGSGLAGMTSANILGRAGHRVLLLEQHYKLGGLATWFLRPGSHTFDISLHGFPHGMIKSCRRYWNRDISDRIVQLKNIRFDNPQFSLTTTFDREDFSRLLVEQFGQEASTVKEFFDTARGMNFYDDQSTTTGQLFERFFPGRNDIVRLLMEPITYANGSTLEDPAITYGIVFSNFMSKGVYIYEGGTDDLVGRMKKELESNGVDIRINCGVDSIDVNKGRVSAVNVNGRKIRCRAIVSNANLKTTVLKMLGEEKLDRDYVEQAQAVRLNNSSTQVYMALKEGEHIDESSGDLFFTSTAEQFNTQSLLSRDITSRTFSFYYPRTRPWKKKERYAIVSSTNANWSDWNDLNEQEYLESKADLVETTIDALERYLPGVRDKIDHAEAATPRTFQHYTRHEMGASFGTKFEGLQVSRELPNQVGGMYHAGSVGIIMSGWLGAINYGVIVSNEVDQMLTSQASPV; translated from the coding sequence ATGGCGCGTGATTTCTTAAAAGGCGTTCAAGACGAATACGATGTCGTCGTCATCGGCAGTGGTCTCGCCGGTATGACGAGCGCGAACATTTTGGGACGTGCCGGGCACCGAGTCCTACTGTTGGAACAGCACTACAAGCTGGGTGGTTTGGCCACATGGTTTCTTCGTCCGGGAAGTCACACATTTGACATTTCGTTGCATGGCTTTCCGCACGGCATGATCAAGTCATGCCGCCGCTATTGGAATCGCGATATCTCCGATCGGATTGTTCAGCTCAAGAACATCCGGTTTGATAACCCGCAGTTTTCTTTGACGACAACGTTTGACCGTGAGGATTTCTCTCGCCTATTGGTGGAGCAATTCGGTCAGGAAGCATCAACGGTCAAAGAGTTCTTCGACACCGCGCGTGGGATGAACTTCTACGACGATCAGTCGACCACAACAGGGCAACTGTTCGAGCGATTCTTCCCAGGACGCAATGACATTGTTCGACTGTTGATGGAACCGATTACGTACGCCAACGGATCGACTTTGGAAGACCCTGCGATTACGTATGGAATCGTCTTCAGTAATTTCATGAGCAAAGGTGTCTACATCTATGAAGGTGGCACTGATGATCTCGTAGGCCGAATGAAGAAGGAGCTGGAGTCCAACGGGGTCGATATCAGGATCAACTGTGGAGTCGATTCAATCGATGTCAACAAAGGCCGCGTCAGTGCGGTCAATGTCAACGGACGGAAGATTCGCTGTCGCGCGATCGTCAGTAATGCGAACTTGAAAACGACCGTCTTAAAGATGCTCGGTGAAGAGAAACTCGATCGTGACTATGTCGAACAGGCACAGGCCGTACGGTTGAATAACAGTAGTACTCAAGTCTACATGGCGCTCAAAGAAGGTGAGCATATTGATGAGTCTTCGGGCGACTTATTCTTCACCAGTACTGCCGAACAGTTCAATACCCAGTCTTTGTTAAGCCGCGACATCACATCGCGAACGTTCAGCTTCTATTACCCTCGTACCCGGCCATGGAAGAAGAAAGAGCGTTACGCGATCGTTAGCAGTACCAACGCGAATTGGTCGGATTGGAACGATCTGAACGAGCAGGAGTATCTGGAGAGCAAAGCCGACCTGGTAGAAACCACCATCGACGCGCTCGAACGTTATCTGCCTGGAGTCCGCGACAAGATTGACCATGCCGAAGCAGCCACGCCACGGACTTTTCAGCACTACACGCGGCATGAGATGGGCGCTAGCTTCGGAACCAAATTCGAAGGATTGCAAGTCAGTCGCGAATTGCCCAACCAAGTCGGCGGAATGTATCACGCCGGTAGCGTTGGCATCATCATGAGCGGCTGGCTGGGTGCGATCAACTACGGCGTTATCGTTAGCAACGAAGTCGATCAAATGCTGACCAGTCAGGCGTCTCCTGTCTGA
- a CDS encoding cation:proton antiporter: MDYFLVYLVCIPILAVTAQWIAWKLQLPSILMLLLFGLALGFLFRPDEVLAEVTGGEPSMAGPNLLFPLVSLAVAIIMFEGGLSLKFSELKDSGVPALRLCTVGALITLIGAAIVAHYCLGFHWRMSCLVGAILMVTGPTVIGPLIKQVRPSNRVANTLKWEGIVIDPIGAVASVLVFETLLADAGHGTGHIAFMLGKTAIVGIVAGIIGGFLMTELIRRFLLPDNLHGVGALAVAMLLFGLSDYVAHESGLITVTVMGVWMTNRHPVDIEHIVELQEHLVTLLIGCLFIVLGSRMEMAGILELGYRGPLFAVILILLVRPLSVYVALAGSKLNWSERSFIAGLAPRGIVAAAISTVFALQLQRQGSEELAANADQLSNVIFMTIIGTVAIYGLGATPLAKWLGLADQDSSGVLIVGADPWVREFALELKKANVPVVIVDTNFAKVSVAKMAGLNAHCVNIANEHARDSLPLGGIGKILAMTSNNEVNTFAVRECRNLFGRANVYQLTFDEKAGRTIDKSLTGRDLFAKGLKFQEIERRFKSGWQLKTTKLSSEFTYDDFVAQRQQVELLCIIDEHKRLVVDTVAEPLAPHSKQVVIALVENSESPKETAPVSV, from the coding sequence ATGGACTATTTCCTGGTCTATTTAGTTTGCATTCCAATCCTTGCGGTCACGGCGCAGTGGATCGCTTGGAAGTTGCAGCTACCCAGCATTTTGATGTTGCTTCTGTTTGGCTTGGCGTTGGGCTTTCTGTTCCGCCCAGACGAAGTCCTGGCCGAAGTAACCGGCGGCGAACCCTCGATGGCAGGACCTAACCTGCTATTTCCCTTAGTGTCTTTAGCCGTCGCGATCATCATGTTCGAAGGCGGGCTGTCACTGAAGTTTTCCGAATTGAAAGACTCGGGGGTGCCGGCGCTGCGCTTGTGTACTGTCGGCGCGTTGATCACCCTCATCGGTGCGGCGATTGTGGCCCACTATTGTCTTGGGTTTCACTGGCGCATGAGCTGTCTTGTCGGGGCCATTTTGATGGTGACCGGTCCGACTGTGATCGGGCCATTGATCAAGCAAGTACGTCCGAGCAACCGCGTTGCCAATACACTTAAGTGGGAAGGTATTGTGATTGACCCGATCGGTGCGGTCGCATCGGTCTTGGTTTTCGAAACACTGCTCGCCGATGCCGGTCATGGGACTGGGCATATCGCTTTCATGCTGGGCAAAACCGCGATCGTCGGGATTGTCGCCGGGATCATCGGTGGATTCCTGATGACAGAATTGATTCGTCGATTCCTGTTACCAGACAACTTGCATGGCGTGGGCGCGCTCGCTGTCGCGATGCTGCTTTTTGGACTAAGTGATTATGTCGCCCATGAGTCAGGCTTGATCACGGTTACCGTAATGGGCGTTTGGATGACCAACCGCCATCCGGTCGACATCGAACACATCGTCGAATTGCAAGAGCATCTTGTGACGTTGTTGATCGGCTGTCTATTTATCGTGCTGGGTTCACGGATGGAGATGGCCGGAATCCTGGAACTCGGATATCGAGGCCCATTGTTCGCGGTGATTCTGATTCTGTTGGTTCGTCCTTTGTCCGTGTATGTGGCTCTGGCGGGCAGCAAGCTCAATTGGAGCGAACGAAGTTTTATCGCCGGTCTTGCCCCACGCGGGATCGTCGCCGCAGCGATCAGCACTGTCTTCGCACTGCAGTTGCAACGTCAGGGTTCAGAAGAGCTCGCTGCCAATGCCGATCAGTTATCCAATGTCATTTTCATGACCATCATCGGAACCGTAGCAATCTATGGCTTGGGGGCGACCCCGCTTGCGAAATGGTTGGGATTGGCTGACCAAGATTCCAGCGGTGTGCTGATTGTCGGTGCGGATCCTTGGGTTCGAGAGTTCGCGTTGGAGCTAAAGAAGGCGAACGTTCCGGTCGTCATTGTAGACACCAACTTCGCCAAAGTTTCGGTCGCCAAGATGGCTGGCTTGAATGCGCATTGTGTCAACATCGCGAACGAGCACGCGCGTGACTCGTTGCCACTTGGCGGCATCGGAAAGATTCTCGCGATGACCTCCAACAATGAAGTCAACACGTTTGCGGTACGCGAGTGCCGCAACCTGTTTGGTCGAGCGAACGTGTATCAGCTGACGTTCGATGAGAAGGCAGGCCGGACAATTGACAAGTCATTGACCGGCCGTGACCTGTTCGCAAAGGGGCTGAAGTTCCAAGAGATTGAACGTCGCTTCAAAAGCGGTTGGCAATTAAAAACGACGAAGCTCAGTTCCGAATTTACCTACGATGACTTCGTTGCTCAGCGTCAACAAGTTGAGTTGCTCTGCATCATTGACGAGCACAAGCGGTTGGTTGTCGATACCGTTGCCGAGCCACTAGCGCCACACTCGAAACAGGTTGTCATCGCTCTGGTGGAAAACAGCGAATCGCCGAAAGAGACAGCGCCGGTCAGTGTGTGA